From a region of the Listeria monocytogenes ATCC 19117 genome:
- a CDS encoding ATP phosphoribosyltransferase regulatory subunit, with product MNLNKNLPTGTRDKLFREAQAAYKIEQQVNHYFEKRGFKRIETPVIEFEDVFSSEHQADAKLYRFFDEKGRLTVLRPDMTLPIGRVVSTTGVMLPLKLSYSGKIFRANEDFGGEQNEQTQAGIEIIGYPSIKAEIECILSGIGVLNALEIPNFQIELGHAAIYRRVIQLLNLSETAEIDFRQLIQNKSLTGIKRFVANNPSTLDDFILAIPRLFGPATAILNQAKSLTTDKGILTALREMETIVEAVSYTADISVDLGLVQDFHYYTGIIFRGYADLAADNFLSGGRYDHLLEQFTSSSSPAVGLALNLDSLTTLQNRAGIIKKQTPTTLLIHYDLEALPQAEKFMQETPNSELSFFETASNAISFAKKWHIPEVVHVSSQGIQTIFQREVD from the coding sequence ATGAACTTAAATAAGAACTTACCAACCGGAACACGTGATAAACTCTTTCGTGAAGCACAAGCTGCATACAAAATTGAGCAACAAGTGAATCATTATTTTGAAAAACGTGGATTTAAACGTATTGAAACACCTGTTATCGAGTTTGAAGATGTCTTTTCTTCTGAACATCAAGCCGATGCGAAGTTATACCGTTTCTTTGACGAAAAAGGTCGTTTGACAGTTCTACGTCCGGACATGACCCTTCCAATTGGTCGAGTTGTGAGTACAACTGGTGTGATGCTCCCTCTAAAACTTTCTTATAGTGGAAAAATTTTTCGTGCCAATGAAGATTTTGGTGGCGAACAAAACGAACAAACGCAAGCTGGAATTGAAATCATTGGCTATCCTTCGATTAAAGCAGAGATTGAATGTATTTTAAGTGGAATCGGGGTTTTAAATGCTCTAGAAATTCCGAATTTTCAAATTGAACTCGGACATGCAGCAATTTATCGTCGTGTTATCCAACTTTTAAATCTCTCCGAAACAGCTGAAATTGATTTTCGCCAACTAATTCAAAATAAAAGCTTAACTGGTATTAAACGATTTGTTGCCAATAATCCAAGTACACTTGACGATTTTATTCTAGCCATACCAAGATTATTTGGCCCAGCGACAGCTATTTTAAACCAAGCAAAAAGTTTAACGACTGACAAAGGAATTTTAACGGCACTGCGCGAAATGGAAACCATTGTGGAAGCTGTTTCTTACACAGCAGATATTAGTGTCGATTTAGGACTCGTACAAGATTTTCATTATTATACAGGTATAATTTTTAGAGGATACGCTGACCTTGCTGCTGATAATTTTTTAAGCGGCGGCCGTTACGATCACCTACTAGAACAATTCACCAGCTCTTCCTCCCCAGCAGTTGGTTTGGCTCTTAATCTCGACTCCCTCACAACTCTACAAAACCGCGCTGGCATCATCAAAAAACAAACGCCAACAACTCTTTTGATCCACTACGACCTTGAAGCACTCCCACAAGCAGAAAAATTCATGCAAGAAACACCAAATAGTGAATTAAGTTTTTTTGAAACAGCATCAAACGCCATCTCTTTTGCAAAAAAATGGCATATTCCCGAAGTCGTTCACGTCTCGAGCCAAGGCATCCAAACTATTTTCCAAAGGGAGGTGGACTGA
- the hisJ gene encoding histidinol-phosphatase HisJ, whose translation MKRDGHTHTEFCPHGTHDDVEEMVLKAIELDFDEYSIVEHAPLSSEFMKNTAGDKEAVTTASMAMSDLPYYFKKMNHIKKKYASDLLIHIGFEVDYLIGYEDFTRDFLNEYGPQTDDGVLSLHFLEGQGGFRSIDFSAEDYNEGIVQFYGGFEQAQLAYLEGVKQSIEADLGLFKPRRMGHISLCQKFQQFFGEDTSDFSEEVMEKFRVILALVKKRDYELDFNTAGLFKPLCGETYPPKKIVTLASELQIPFVYGSDSHGVQDIGRGYSTYCQK comes from the coding sequence ATGAAAAGAGACGGGCATACGCACACAGAATTTTGTCCACATGGTACGCATGATGACGTGGAAGAAATGGTTTTAAAAGCGATTGAACTGGATTTTGATGAGTATTCTATAGTAGAGCACGCGCCACTTTCGAGTGAATTTATGAAAAATACAGCTGGGGACAAGGAAGCTGTGACAACGGCTAGTATGGCAATGAGTGATCTCCCTTATTATTTTAAGAAAATGAACCATATAAAGAAAAAATATGCGAGCGATTTATTAATACATATCGGGTTTGAAGTGGATTATTTGATTGGTTATGAGGATTTTACGCGGGATTTTTTGAATGAGTATGGACCACAAACGGATGATGGTGTGTTGTCGCTGCATTTTTTAGAGGGGCAAGGTGGTTTTCGTTCGATTGATTTTTCAGCGGAGGATTATAATGAAGGAATTGTACAATTTTATGGCGGGTTTGAACAAGCGCAACTTGCTTATTTAGAAGGTGTAAAACAGTCAATTGAAGCGGATTTAGGACTTTTTAAACCGCGGAGAATGGGGCATATTTCATTGTGTCAGAAGTTTCAGCAATTCTTTGGGGAGGATACAAGCGATTTTTCTGAGGAAGTAATGGAGAAATTTCGGGTGATTCTTGCTTTAGTGAAAAAACGAGACTATGAACTTGATTTTAATACGGCGGGACTATTTAAGCCCCTTTGCGGAGAGACATACCCACCAAAGAAAATAGTGACATTAGCTAGCGAGTTACAGATTCCGTTTGTCTATGGGTCGGACTCGCACGGTGTTCAAGATATAGGACGTGGATATAGCACTTATTGCCAAAAATGA
- a CDS encoding MGMT family protein, translating into MIPADFEDRVYTVVRQIPRGKVTTYGQIAYMIGFPKNARLVGATLKHSKRDQITPCHRVINAAGRLVPGWEEQRELLLSEGVTFKENGHVKMKDHFWQ; encoded by the coding sequence ATGATTCCAGCAGATTTTGAAGACCGTGTTTATACAGTCGTGCGCCAAATACCGCGCGGTAAAGTGACTACATATGGCCAAATCGCCTATATGATTGGCTTTCCTAAAAACGCCAGACTCGTAGGTGCTACGCTAAAACATTCGAAGCGTGACCAAATTACGCCTTGCCATCGTGTCATCAATGCAGCTGGTCGACTTGTCCCCGGTTGGGAAGAGCAACGCGAACTCCTTTTATCAGAAGGTGTGACATTTAAAGAGAATGGACACGTCAAAATGAAAGATCATTTTTGGCAATAA
- a CDS encoding nucleoid-associated protein, which yields MPDFSYAKITKLVVHFAGNKAREEGTEVSANVLADIGSEMNQTLASIFLEPFNKDEYYQFTHETDLDFNEVRTFAANMFVAEDEFLDESKKILEHLYSETTHPNIKSGDVWIFFIEGCVVDGDFTNGIGIFKVENKEVFLKNDFNGREFQIGYDKGITGTDLDKGCLVFNVNHDTGNKVLILDRLNRGDSVYWKDKFLSIDKITDEKFYTEGFVEVCTDYIKQREESLLDKSNFVKATSEYLAGEETLNIAEFARTTIEKPEEITEFNTMVDTFERENNVRFPETFQLDEEKREKLSKKIRKTIKLGKNISVVVKDLEQLEETDFVQGYDEEKGKNYMIVYYD from the coding sequence ATGCCAGATTTTTCATACGCAAAAATTACTAAACTCGTGGTCCATTTTGCTGGAAATAAAGCGAGAGAAGAAGGAACAGAAGTATCAGCGAATGTGCTCGCTGACATTGGCTCGGAAATGAATCAAACACTAGCTTCGATTTTCTTAGAGCCATTTAATAAAGATGAATATTATCAATTTACGCATGAAACAGATTTGGATTTTAATGAAGTTCGTACTTTTGCTGCGAATATGTTTGTCGCGGAGGACGAGTTTCTGGATGAATCCAAGAAGATTTTAGAGCATTTATATAGCGAAACAACCCACCCGAATATTAAAAGTGGCGATGTTTGGATTTTCTTTATTGAGGGCTGCGTTGTCGATGGTGATTTCACGAACGGAATCGGGATTTTTAAAGTCGAAAACAAAGAAGTTTTTCTTAAAAATGATTTCAATGGCAGAGAATTCCAAATTGGCTATGATAAAGGGATTACCGGGACGGATTTAGATAAAGGTTGCTTGGTTTTCAATGTGAATCATGACACGGGAAATAAAGTGTTGATTTTAGACCGGCTTAACCGTGGCGATTCGGTTTATTGGAAAGATAAGTTTTTGAGTATTGATAAGATAACCGATGAGAAATTTTACACGGAAGGTTTTGTGGAAGTTTGTACGGATTATATTAAACAACGCGAGGAATCACTGCTTGATAAATCTAATTTTGTAAAAGCGACATCGGAATATTTAGCAGGAGAAGAGACGTTGAATATTGCTGAATTTGCTCGCACGACAATTGAAAAACCGGAAGAGATTACTGAATTCAATACAATGGTGGATACGTTCGAACGAGAAAACAATGTCCGTTTTCCAGAAACATTCCAATTAGATGAAGAAAAGCGCGAAAAACTATCGAAAAAAATACGTAAAACGATTAAGCTTGGCAAAAATATTTCGGTTGTTGTGAAAGATTTAGAACAGCTGGAAGAAACTGATTTTGTACAAGGATACGACGAGGAAAAAGGGAAAAACTATATGATTGTGTATTATGATTAA
- a CDS encoding NCS2 family permease, which produces MDKFFKLRENKTTVRTEILAGLTTFLSMAYVLFVNPSMLATTGMELKAVFVVTILASVVGSLAMGLIANYPIGLAPGMGLNAFFAYTVCAQWGIPWQTALAGVLVSGLVFICLTISGLREKIVNAIPTELKFAVGAGIGFFIAFLGLKNAGIIVPNESTIVALGDLHSGPVLLAVFGIVVTVAYMTIGWKGAIFFGMATTAVAGMLFGLIDVPTQVVSSVPSMESTFGQAIIHLPDIFTPQMLIVILTFFFIDFFDTAGTLVAVATQAGFVKDNKIPRAGRSLFSDSLATVFGAIFGTSTTTSYVESTAGVAVGGRTGLTAVVIAICFSLSLFFSPLLGVITSAVTTPALVIVGILMIGNVAHIDWTKFEVAVPSFFVILMMVLTFSIATGIAIGFIFYPITMVLKGRYKEVHPIMYVMMVLFILYFMFVV; this is translated from the coding sequence ATGGATAAATTTTTCAAACTACGCGAGAACAAGACGACTGTTCGAACAGAAATACTCGCGGGGCTAACGACTTTCTTATCGATGGCTTATGTACTTTTCGTCAACCCATCTATGCTTGCAACAACTGGAATGGAATTAAAAGCTGTTTTTGTGGTGACGATTCTTGCTTCTGTTGTAGGATCGCTTGCAATGGGACTAATCGCTAATTACCCGATTGGACTTGCACCAGGTATGGGACTAAATGCGTTTTTCGCTTATACCGTTTGTGCGCAGTGGGGAATTCCTTGGCAAACGGCGCTGGCTGGTGTTCTCGTTTCTGGCTTAGTGTTCATTTGTTTAACTATTTCTGGACTTCGCGAAAAAATCGTTAATGCAATCCCAACGGAACTAAAATTCGCAGTGGGAGCAGGTATTGGTTTTTTTATCGCCTTTTTAGGGCTTAAAAATGCTGGAATTATTGTGCCAAATGAATCTACTATTGTAGCGCTTGGTGACTTACATTCTGGCCCAGTGTTACTGGCTGTTTTCGGGATTGTTGTTACTGTTGCTTACATGACAATTGGTTGGAAAGGTGCGATTTTCTTTGGAATGGCAACAACCGCTGTTGCTGGAATGTTGTTTGGACTGATTGATGTGCCGACTCAAGTTGTTTCATCTGTACCAAGTATGGAGTCAACGTTTGGTCAAGCAATTATTCACTTACCAGATATTTTTACACCACAAATGCTCATTGTTATTTTGACATTTTTCTTCATTGATTTTTTTGATACTGCCGGGACACTTGTTGCGGTTGCGACTCAAGCTGGATTTGTAAAAGATAACAAAATTCCGCGCGCAGGTCGTTCGCTATTCTCGGATTCACTTGCAACAGTATTTGGAGCGATTTTCGGGACTTCAACAACGACTTCTTATGTAGAATCTACTGCTGGGGTTGCTGTTGGTGGTCGGACAGGTTTAACTGCCGTTGTTATCGCAATCTGTTTCTCACTGTCACTATTCTTCTCGCCGCTTCTTGGCGTAATTACAAGTGCGGTTACGACTCCAGCGCTTGTCATTGTTGGGATTTTAATGATTGGAAATGTCGCTCATATTGATTGGACTAAATTCGAAGTAGCTGTTCCGTCCTTTTTCGTTATTTTAATGATGGTACTGACTTTCTCTATCGCTACTGGTATCGCAATTGGTTTCATTTTCTATCCAATCACCATGGTACTTAAAGGACGCTACAAAGAAGTGCATCCGATTATGTACGTGATGATGGTACTGTTTATACTGTACTTTATGTTCGTCGTTTAG
- a CDS encoding glycoside hydrolase family 1 protein, with product MTYKFPENFWWGSAASGPQTEGAANVDGRKPSIWDHWYKIEPGRFFNDVGPTNTSNFYYQYKEDIALMKQTGHNSFRTSIQWTRLIPDGIGEVNPKAVDFYNRVIDEMLANDVEPFMNLYHFDMPMSMQEKGGFESREVVDAYATFAKTCFELFGDRVKHWFTFNEPIVPVEAGYLYDMHYPNVVDFKRATQVAYHTTLAHALAVKEFHALEIPEGQIGIILNLTPSYPRSQNPADLKTAHIADLIFNRSFLDPVTKGEFPADLVEIIREHDALPEYTEEDLAIIKNNIIDILGVNYYQPRRVKAKEYATHPDAPFMPEHLFDNYEMPYRKMNPYRGWEIFERAIYDIAINLRDNYDNIPFFISENGMGVEGESRYRNADGMIEDTYRIDFIKSHLKWLHKAIEEGANCHGYHLWTFMDCWSWANAYKNRYGLVEVDLDNNFKRTIKASGHWYKELSENNGFED from the coding sequence ATGACTTATAAATTTCCAGAGAATTTTTGGTGGGGAAGTGCGGCGTCCGGCCCACAAACAGAAGGCGCAGCAAATGTAGATGGCAGAAAACCGAGTATTTGGGATCACTGGTACAAAATCGAACCAGGTCGTTTCTTTAACGATGTAGGACCTACGAATACATCTAATTTTTACTATCAATATAAAGAAGATATTGCTTTAATGAAACAAACTGGGCATAATTCTTTCCGTACTTCGATTCAGTGGACACGTCTTATTCCAGATGGTATTGGCGAAGTGAATCCGAAAGCGGTTGATTTTTACAATCGCGTTATTGATGAAATGCTTGCAAATGACGTGGAACCATTTATGAATTTATATCATTTTGATATGCCAATGTCGATGCAAGAAAAAGGCGGTTTTGAAAGCCGTGAAGTAGTTGACGCGTATGCAACTTTTGCGAAAACATGTTTTGAATTATTCGGAGATCGTGTGAAACATTGGTTTACTTTTAATGAACCAATTGTTCCTGTTGAAGCAGGTTACTTATACGATATGCACTATCCGAATGTCGTTGATTTTAAACGTGCGACTCAGGTTGCTTACCATACTACTTTGGCACATGCGCTTGCTGTTAAAGAATTCCACGCACTTGAAATTCCAGAAGGCCAAATTGGAATCATTTTAAACTTAACACCGTCGTATCCAAGAAGCCAAAATCCGGCAGATTTAAAAACAGCTCATATTGCGGATTTAATTTTCAACCGTAGTTTCCTTGATCCGGTTACAAAAGGGGAATTCCCAGCTGACCTTGTTGAAATTATTCGCGAACATGACGCGCTTCCAGAATATACTGAAGAAGATTTGGCGATAATTAAAAACAACATTATTGATATTCTTGGTGTAAACTACTATCAACCGCGTCGTGTGAAAGCGAAAGAATACGCAACTCACCCGGATGCACCATTTATGCCAGAACATCTTTTTGATAACTATGAAATGCCTTACCGCAAAATGAATCCGTACCGTGGTTGGGAAATTTTCGAAAGAGCGATTTATGATATTGCGATTAATCTGCGTGATAACTACGATAATATTCCATTCTTCATTTCAGAAAATGGTATGGGTGTGGAAGGCGAAAGTCGCTACCGTAATGCAGATGGAATGATTGAAGACACGTACCGAATCGATTTCATTAAGAGTCACTTGAAATGGCTTCATAAAGCAATTGAAGAAGGCGCTAATTGTCACGGTTACCACCTTTGGACGTTCATGGATTGCTGGAGCTGGGCGAATGCTTACAAAAACCGTTATGGCTTAGTAGAAGTTGATTTAGACAATAATTTCAAACGTACTATAAAAGCATCCGGACATTGGTACAAAGAACTTTCAGAAAACAATGGTTTTGAAGACTAA
- a CDS encoding GntR family transcriptional regulator, translating into MAQNQTKYSFIAEEIRKRIMNHAYPLNQPIPDEITLAKEFDCSRMTMKKALEVLVLEGLLYRKRGHGTFIIKSALDADRLQIHNQEVNGFTKLLNGKKVISKVIEFKVIFPTEEIAERLHIEMETPIYDILRVRLVKDEPYVLEHTYMPVGVIPGINQQILEGSIYSYIQDDLNLKIASSYKQIRADKATLLDQQYLDCASDDPVVEVEQTVYLNNGLAFEFSKSRHRYDKFVFTTVNIARR; encoded by the coding sequence GTGGCTCAGAACCAGACGAAATATAGCTTTATTGCTGAAGAAATCCGCAAAAGAATTATGAATCACGCCTATCCGCTTAATCAACCTATTCCTGATGAGATAACTTTGGCGAAAGAGTTTGATTGTAGTCGAATGACAATGAAAAAAGCACTGGAAGTCCTTGTTCTTGAAGGCTTACTATATCGTAAACGCGGACATGGTACTTTCATTATCAAATCGGCGCTGGACGCGGACCGCTTACAGATTCATAACCAAGAGGTAAACGGCTTCACTAAACTTTTGAACGGCAAGAAAGTTATTAGTAAAGTTATTGAGTTTAAAGTTATCTTTCCAACTGAAGAAATTGCAGAGCGTCTTCATATCGAAATGGAAACACCAATCTATGACATTCTTCGTGTTCGGCTAGTGAAAGATGAACCTTATGTGCTAGAACATACGTATATGCCAGTTGGGGTTATCCCAGGCATTAATCAGCAAATTTTAGAGGGGTCGATTTATTCGTACATTCAAGACGATTTGAACCTAAAAATTGCTAGTTCCTACAAACAAATTCGCGCGGATAAAGCGACACTGCTTGATCAGCAATATCTCGACTGCGCTTCTGATGATCCCGTTGTCGAAGTAGAACAAACCGTGTATTTAAACAATGGTCTCGCGTTTGAATTTTCCAAATCGCGCCACCGTTATGATAAATTCGTGTTTACAACAGTGAATATAGCTAGACGATAA
- a CDS encoding MucBP domain-containing protein, whose translation MKKKYILCLFAVMLFCTGFLFGNSQVDAAETDTSNVTYKYIDISTLTETQKNSIIKGKPNETLTNDYENYSFVYQKNTSGPTTNTDNTSDNNKDQNGTLLKAGDVGPNIYLVILGFILLGSGIGLLTLKKRHAKQLLVFLLVLGGSSLLVGSIVQATENSNLKTQESQTVVKGTKETKQPESIAGYTYVGYIHTSKNNTAPPVEKGIVTVNYQDEQGNSVAATETLEGDIGKPYQTSMKNIEGYTWKEVKGEATGTFTEKAQVVTYVYQKVSVATVTVRYLDQDGKPIHEPQTISGNVGEPYDASTDKYKLQIDGYVLDTTKLPNNANGTFTNQATQVTYIYTKEAQDVTITIKFVDNNGNPFILTDLTTYKNGDLVPVYPNLDQYHMRLNYNQQIYSQGEAVSDIVLSAKEGETYSLPERMTFNIIDDKGNEIPYVISQNPDFSSSGIEKWENYRSIPANHEGTLTGENVVVTYQIFVYGVMIPAP comes from the coding sequence ATGAAGAAAAAATACATTCTTTGCTTATTCGCAGTGATGTTATTTTGTACGGGTTTCCTTTTTGGAAATTCGCAAGTTGATGCTGCTGAAACGGATACAAGCAATGTCACGTATAAATACATTGATATCAGCACATTAACGGAAACACAAAAAAATAGTATTATCAAAGGGAAGCCAAACGAGACACTTACAAATGATTATGAAAACTATTCCTTTGTGTATCAAAAAAATACTTCAGGACCAACTACAAATACAGATAATACTTCTGACAATAATAAAGATCAAAATGGAACACTATTAAAAGCTGGAGATGTTGGCCCAAATATTTATTTAGTCATTCTAGGGTTTATTTTATTAGGAAGTGGCATTGGGCTTCTTACATTGAAAAAAAGACACGCTAAGCAGCTGTTAGTATTTCTTCTTGTCCTTGGCGGTAGTAGTTTGTTAGTTGGGTCGATTGTTCAAGCAACAGAGAATAGTAACTTAAAAACCCAAGAATCTCAAACCGTCGTAAAAGGAACAAAAGAAACGAAACAACCCGAATCAATTGCAGGGTATACATACGTAGGATATATACATACAAGTAAAAATAATACAGCGCCCCCGGTTGAAAAAGGGATTGTAACGGTAAACTATCAAGACGAACAAGGAAATTCAGTTGCGGCCACTGAAACATTAGAAGGCGACATCGGCAAACCATATCAGACTTCTATGAAAAATATCGAGGGCTATACGTGGAAAGAAGTCAAAGGAGAAGCAACCGGGACTTTTACAGAAAAAGCACAAGTCGTTACTTATGTTTATCAAAAAGTGTCCGTAGCTACTGTAACTGTTAGATACCTCGATCAAGATGGAAAACCAATCCACGAGCCACAAACAATTAGCGGAAATGTTGGCGAACCTTACGATGCTTCAACAGATAAATACAAATTACAAATTGATGGTTATGTTTTAGATACAACAAAACTACCGAACAATGCGAATGGAACGTTCACAAATCAAGCCACGCAAGTAACTTATATTTATACGAAAGAAGCACAAGATGTTACCATAACAATTAAGTTTGTTGATAACAATGGAAATCCATTTATTTTAACGGATTTAACAACCTATAAAAATGGTGATTTAGTACCTGTTTATCCTAATTTAGACCAATACCATATGAGATTAAATTATAATCAACAAATCTATAGCCAAGGAGAAGCAGTATCTGATATTGTTCTTTCTGCTAAAGAAGGAGAAACGTATTCCTTACCAGAAAGAATGACCTTCAATATAATAGATGACAAAGGCAATGAAATCCCCTATGTGATTTCGCAAAATCCTGACTTTAGTAGTAGCGGGATTGAGAAGTGGGAAAACTACCGAAGTATACCAGCCAACCATGAAGGGACACTTACTGGAGAAAATGTAGTGGTTACGTATCAGATATTTGTTTATGGAGTAATGATTCCTGCGCCATAA
- a CDS encoding threonine/serine exporter family protein, whose product MDLVWTIIIQLVLSYVATVTFAIITNVPKRALNACGITGTFGWMAYWTLMQMDSGTGASSLAGAFVVAVLSHFFAKYKKLPITIFNVPGIVPLVPGGLAYQAVRNFVLGDYTEAIGFSVQVTVVAGAIAAGLMLSEVFNHSIRTFRERKERI is encoded by the coding sequence ATGGATTTAGTTTGGACTATTATTATTCAATTAGTGCTAAGTTACGTTGCGACGGTGACGTTTGCGATTATTACAAACGTTCCGAAAAGAGCGTTGAATGCTTGTGGTATTACCGGAACATTTGGCTGGATGGCTTATTGGACTTTAATGCAAATGGACTCTGGAACAGGCGCATCCTCTCTAGCAGGGGCTTTCGTCGTCGCTGTACTCAGTCACTTTTTTGCGAAATATAAGAAATTGCCAATTACGATTTTTAATGTTCCGGGAATTGTCCCGCTCGTTCCTGGGGGACTTGCTTACCAAGCTGTGCGTAATTTTGTATTAGGTGATTATACGGAAGCAATTGGCTTTTCTGTGCAAGTAACAGTCGTTGCTGGCGCGATTGCCGCTGGATTAATGTTATCAGAGGTTTTCAATCATAGTATTAGAACATTCCGTGAGCGTAAAGAACGTATTTGA
- a CDS encoding threonine/serine exporter family protein, with protein MSTETTDYLLETCLMAGKIMMESGAEMYRVEDTMNRIATIASNKKGISFVTPTGLFMSLEGERNVQLQQIPTRTINLEKVSMVNEFSRDFAEKRISLKELHTKLVNLDKDVRYFPIWLQIIAASLVSGSLMVIFGGGWFDFIPTCIIGAIGFIIFYYTQIFMKVKFLAEFLASLSVGLLAVLTISIGWGINLDTMIIGGVMPLVPGVPITNAVRDLIAGHLLSGMARGTEALLTSCAIGIGIAVVFRFFL; from the coding sequence ATGTCGACTGAAACAACAGATTATTTGCTAGAAACATGCTTAATGGCAGGCAAAATAATGATGGAAAGTGGCGCTGAAATGTATCGCGTGGAAGATACAATGAACCGCATTGCAACCATCGCTAGTAATAAAAAAGGGATTAGTTTCGTGACGCCAACTGGGCTTTTTATGTCACTTGAAGGTGAGCGTAATGTACAATTACAGCAAATTCCCACAAGAACCATTAATTTAGAAAAAGTATCTATGGTCAATGAATTTTCCAGGGATTTCGCGGAAAAGAGAATTTCCTTAAAAGAATTACATACAAAGCTCGTTAATTTAGATAAAGATGTTCGCTACTTTCCTATTTGGTTGCAGATTATTGCGGCATCACTCGTTAGTGGATCGTTGATGGTTATTTTTGGCGGGGGTTGGTTTGATTTTATTCCGACTTGTATCATTGGCGCTATTGGTTTTATTATTTTTTACTACACGCAGATTTTTATGAAGGTGAAGTTTCTAGCAGAATTTTTAGCTTCATTAAGTGTCGGGCTCTTAGCTGTTTTGACGATTTCGATTGGTTGGGGTATTAATCTGGACACGATGATTATCGGTGGCGTGATGCCGCTTGTTCCCGGGGTGCCGATTACGAATGCGGTTCGGGATTTGATTGCTGGGCATTTGCTTAGTGGAATGGCACGTGGAACAGAAGCGCTACTTACTTCTTGTGCAATAGGAATTGGAATCGCGGTTGTTTTCCGCTTTTTCTTATAA
- a CDS encoding YdbC family protein: MANIEYEIIEEIGVLSENARGWRKELNKISWNGRPPKYDIRDWSEDHEKMGKGITLTDEEAEVLKKLLD, from the coding sequence TTGGCGAATATTGAATATGAAATCATCGAAGAAATTGGCGTATTATCTGAAAATGCGCGTGGTTGGCGGAAGGAATTAAACAAAATCAGCTGGAACGGCCGCCCACCTAAATACGATATCCGCGACTGGTCAGAAGATCATGAGAAAATGGGAAAAGGGATTACACTAACTGATGAAGAAGCAGAAGTACTAAAAAAACTGTTAGATTGA